The segment TACACGTTGAGTGCTAAAAAATGACCTAGGAATTAACCTGGACCTTAGAGCACAGCCTAGAAAACAACAGCCAACACTATCAACCCACCTACACAGCCTGTGGAGCAAACTGCCCCCACAGAGGAGGAGAGAAATTCTGACACCCCTTTGCCTCCACCCACAAACTCACCAATAAACAGAAGAACCACAGAAAAGCTGACAATCTCCACTGGCTCAGCCTTGGGCAGTCTCTGGAGCTTAAGGAGAAATTTCTCACCAATGGCTTGAACTTCCTTCAGAAAGCCTTCAGAAGACATTCTGTCACAACCTCTCCAGGCTTTATGCTGCAGGAGAACCAGAGGATAAACCTTTTCACTGACTAATGCAAGGGAGCTCCCAGCCTTCTTATACAGCTGGTGATCACAAGGAAAACAAGTTTATCTGGTCTCAGTCCTTGTTCCCAGTAGCTAAGGAGGAGGACTATTAATTGTCTACGTGTTCTGGGactgttttaatttcaaaatccagCTTTGAGGGTGTTTTTGTCAACTGCACTGTTAAGCAAAGTCCAAACAGTGTTCCTTCTACAAGGACACTTTTTCCAGCAGGTACTGAGTTAGACTGGACAGTGCCTGCCCTTGGCTCTAACCCAATCAAAGTACTTTTTATTCCAGTTCTGCTAACTTATCCTTCCAGAAACAAATGCAGTTCTGACCCAGCTTGAATTCTGAATGCTGAACTCCACTGTACATAGTCTCCAGTTGTTTCTTACTGAGTAACACAAAGTAGACTCCCTTGAAGGCTTCTTGCACTTTGAGCTGCAGAGCCCCCCTTCAAAAACAAAGGCATTTACCTCAACGCCTCAATACAAGAGCATTAATAATGTTTTATTAACCAGTTTTACTGTATGAGATACTAAATTTAAATTCTGCATTCACTAGGGACAGCTGGATGCTTTTCAAGTTCTTACAGATAAATGCAACTTATAAAGAAAGCTAtatgtaggggttttttttctttcaagccACAGAGCAATATATTAATTGAACAGTGGATTCCACCCATCACTGCTGATGATGAGCAAAGCAAAAGCCCCTGGATCTGTCAGGGAAATATCTCCCTTGTGGAGCTaatccctcctgccctgctcagtAATCTTAGCTCTTCTTTATTCTCAGAGTGATCATCAGGAGCTCTTGttactgaaaatattatttgtctAGCTAAGTTAAGTGCCTCAGTTTTGTCACCAATATTTGCTGTTCTTTTATCCCATGAGCAAGATTTTGGGAGACATTGCAACAAACTAGCTGGTATAAGACCTATGGATCTTCAAATTTTGTTTCAGTCAGGAACTGGAATTTGACATTTTTGAGAAATACCCATAGTTCCACCAAAACCAAGTGTTTGGACAGGTCAACACTTGAATGAGTTGTAACTTTTACTTCATTATTATATCAAAATGTATTGGTTTGTGTGCGTTGTAATAGTCAACACTGGGTTTTGGGACTTGAACACTGCAATTTAATATCCTGATCTTGGTGATAACCCAAGTCCAAGTGACCAAGAACACTTCCAGAACAAACCAGCTAGTTCCTTATTGCACATCTGGCTTGGTTACTCAAACAAATGGATGCTTGGAGTTCAGTTTTTCTAAACACACTGAGGACAGAGAGACCTTGGCTGTTTCTTTGCATGCTGGGCTTAAGCACTACAGTGCCAAGTTAAATTAGTTTTGTATGTTTATGCAATTCAAAAAgggttttctttgttcttttaaatCCAAGCTAAGGAATAAAAATCGGAACCAGCTGGTTTCTTAGAAATGGGGGTGGATGGAAAATCTACATCCACAGAAAGACCACTGTGCAACTTAGgaaggaggcagagctgtggtctTTTGACCTGAAAAGGTCACTTTTGAGACTAGGGTTAAATACTTCTTTCCAGATGATTGCATACCCCAAGTGAGCTGCTCCAGAAATTGCTGCTTTATCCTTAGTGCTGCACGATTCTTTTTCAGGAGGTTTTCAATTCTGTTTCCATTCCAAGAGATGGTGGAAGAAGCAGAGGTGAAgtgatttctgttttctcttcttgtctctagaagaaaaaaaaaatcaaaaaataaaatttctggcTCTAACATTGTGAAAATGTTTGTTCCCTTTGGAGGTGTTTCTGCCTGTCCAGAAGCTTTCCTCTTAAGGAGTTTGCTGTAAATTTCCATACCATGCTTTGGGTTGCACCAAAAGCAACAGGTATAAGAGCCAGGCTTGTGAAGTTTGGTTATACAGGGTAAAATTACTGATGAGGATTGTAGAATTTCATGTGGATTAGTGCTTAGTCGAAAATGATAAAAGCCTGTCTCTATAATGGACATTCCTCTCTGTCAGTGGTGCCTGATCTGGAGCTAAGTGAAGGAGTTTTTGTTCTAAAACTTGCAATGAATGTTGCTTGTTTACCTTGGTCTGAATTACATCAGGGACAAAGTTTGATGGTGGTGGTGCAGTCTCCAACCTACTCGTGAGGAAGCAAATGTTCTTCAGCTTGACTGCACTTTCTGCTGCTTCCAAGGGCTCTCTGCTTTGGGATTTCCGTTTTTGCTGCAAGGCAAAAGggtgaagaataaaataattcttaaaggaaaaaaagtaaaactacCTCAAGGAAGCCACTTATATTCATGGACTTTTGTGTGTTCCATTCTACTTGTGGTGTAAAAATCTTTGTTCAGGACTACTTTTGATGTGACCTTTTCCCAACTGATTTCAGTGGAAACAATATTTTAGTCTTGAGATTAGGACAAGGATAAGGATGGTTTGATTTAAGCCAGTTGTCTTATGCATCTGCTTTATTTACAACACAAGGGTGATGACATTAATTACAGTAACAGAGTGAAGCTGTgagaattaatttattatattgTGTTCAGATAAGCTTTCGGTCACCAACAGCAGTAAGGCCTGGCAGTGCAAGATATTAATTTGAAGCAGTAACTGTGATGATTATTATTAAAACAGGGAAATCTTAAGAGGTTTGAAACTTAAGGTTGTAGGCCTTAATTGACAGTTTACTTTCTAGGTCTGGAATGCTGTTTTAGAGCCTGGAAGAGCCACTCAAATTAGTACCTCAGAGATTCTCAGGGGTTTGGAGCAAACATAATTATCTGCCAGTGTTTTCCTC is part of the Cinclus cinclus chromosome 20, bCinCin1.1, whole genome shotgun sequence genome and harbors:
- the SMIM5 gene encoding small integral membrane protein 5, whose product is MSSEGFLKEVQAIGEKFLLKLQRLPKAEPVEIVSFSVVLLFIVTVLVLTIIACSCCCSSCCGCDGRPDPRHRKSQVRPAARS